Within Alcaligenes sp. SDU_A2, the genomic segment GGCCCGTTCAGGCACCCTTTTTATTGCCGTCCATCTTGCACTGCGGGGCAAAATGGTCCTGGAATTGCTCGAACACGGTAGACACGATCTTGTTGCTCATCTGGCCCTGCGCATTGGGAGCCACTTCGCGCATGTAATAGGTCTGCACCGGGTACTGGTTATGGTTAAAGGCGAAGGCACCACGCACCGATTCAAACGGGGCGCGCCGCAAGGCCTGGCGCATGGCCTGGCGGTCGTGTGCCGCCTTGGGATCGGCTTTCAGCGCGCCGTCCAGCAAACGGGCCGCATCATAGCCCTGGGCCGCGTACATGGACGGCAAACGACCATACGTCTGCTGAAAATCGTTGACAAACCGCTGGTTGGCGGCATTGTCCAGATCCGGCGACCACTGGGCGGCGTTGGCCATGCCTTTCATGGAGTCGCCAATGGCCGCAATCGTGTCCTGATCGGCAGAAAAACCGGGGGTATACACCGCCATCTGACTGGACAGCCCCGAATTGACCAATTGCTTGATGAACGCCACGCCCATGCCACCGGGCAGAAAGAAAAACACCGAATCTGCGCCCGAGGCCCGCATTTGGGCCAGTTCGGCGGCAAAATCCACCTGCCCCAGCTTGACATAGACTTCGTCGGCGATCTCGCCCTTGAAGGTGCGTTTGAACCCCTCGATGGACTCGCGCCCGCCCGGATAATTGGGGGCAATCAGGTACACCTTCTTGTGCGCCTGGTCGGTCACATATTTGCCCATCGCCGCCGGAATATCCTCGTTCTGCCAGGACACGGCAAAGAAATTGGGATTGCAACGCTCGCCGGCGTAATCGGCCGGGCCGGTATTGGCCGAAATATAAATGGTGTCGCTGTTCAGAATCGTGGGCATGACCGGCAGCAACACATTAGAAAAAGCCATGCCGGTAATGACATCGACCTTGTCGCGCTTGATCAGACGCTCCACGGCCTGACGCCCTTCCATCGGCTTTTGCTGGTCATCCACCACCGTCACCGCCGTGTCGATGCCGCCCAGCTTGCCGTCCGCGTGCTTGACGCCCAGCTCGAAACCATCGCGGATCTCCGAACCGATGGCCGCGCCCGGCCCCGACAAGGTAGTCAACAGCCCCACCTTGAATACATCCTGCCCCCAGGCTGCGGAACTGGCCGCCGCCAGCGCCACAGCGCCCATACAGCCCGCAAATCGCTTGTTCATGCGTGTCTCCGTCCTTGATCTTGAATAGAAAACTGCTACGTAAAGACGTCAATTCACAGCTTGGCCCCAATCTGCTAACGTGCGGGAAAAGGACTTACTGTTTTAAGTTTGAAATACATTAGGCCACAGACAGGCCATCGGGCTATCCGGATGTGGCAACACACATCCAGATCCGGCAGAAATTAGGAGACACATCATGCAAGCGTGGTTCATGTCGGGGTTAGCTCCCCTGCAGCGCAGCGCGCCGCGCTTTCAGTCACATTGCCCGGACCAGACCCGCAGCGAAACCGCCGGCGTGCTGACCGAGCATCGCCTGACCTGGAACGGCGGTCAGGTGGACGCCTCGTTGCGCTACGCAAAAAGCCACAGCTTTTCCTTTGTGCTGCTTAAATACGGCGCGGCGGTGCAGGTATCGCCGGGGGCGCTGGAAGATTTCCTGCTGTTTCAGGTGCCCATCCAAGGACACTCCTGTATCCGGGTCGGCCGCGAACGGGTGCGTGCCGACCCCAACACAGCCAGCGTCATCTCGCCGTCCCTGCCTTTGGAGCTGGACTGGGAACAAGGCTGCGAACAATTCCTGATCAAGATCCCGCGTGTACGCCTGGAAGAAGTCGCGCGCACGCAGCTGGACCTGACGCTGGACAGGCCCATTGAATTTGCCGCCACACTGGCACTGGATTCGCCACAAGGGCGCGCCTGGCAACATCAGGTGGGCAGTCTGCTGGCCTATGGATCGGAGCCGCCGCCCGAACTGGACAGTTGGCTGCGCCAGGTAGAGGACAATCTGCTGCTGCACCTGTTTCATACCCAGCCGAGTAACTACAGCCGGCAATTGCATCTGGGCAGCGCGCCCGCCGGTTCGCGCCGTGTGCAACGGGCCGAAGACTTTATGCGCGCCCATCTGGATCAGGTGCTGACGCTGGACGACATTGCGCAGGCCGCCTGCGTCAGCGTACGCAGCCTGACCCAGGCCTTTCGCAGCGAACGCGGCCAAAGCCCCATGCAATTTCTAAAGCAACTACGGCTGGAAGCCGCCCACGCCGCCTTGCAACATGCGGCACCCGACGCCTTAGTAGGGGATCTGGCCCTGCGGGTGGGCTTTAACCACCTGGGACGTTTTTGCGCCGACTACAAGATGCGATTCGGCTGCACCCCGTCCCAGACACTCAATGGTTGATACGGCCCGACAGCTGGTATAAACCGCCATCCAGCCGCAGGCCTTATTCCTCCAGCGCGTCGCCGGGCACCCACAGACGACCGTCGAACAAGCGGCGCGCTGTTCGGTAGAACGAACCGGCGCGGGCCTGCCATTGGTCCCCGTCGCGCTCCACCTGCGCGCCCACCGTCAACACGCCCGACGGCATGCCCAGACGCAAGGGGCCCGACGGAGCCACCGATGCCGACAGACACTGTGCCGGCAGGCTGCCCGTCATGCGGGCGGCCACCGCCGTACACAAGGAGATGGTCAAGGGTAAAGCGCGGTGCGGCTGCCCGTTGGATATTACCCGGGCCACCAGATCGATATCGCCCGCCGCAATGGTGTCGCCCGACAAGGTAGGGCTGTCCTGCGCCGGGGCCACGATGCATACAAAAGGCACAATGCGGATCTGGCGCGCGGCGTCCTCGTCCGGCGCAATGCCCATGCGCACCGAAGCCTGCACACGGATGGCATCCAGGCGCTCCAGTACCTGTGGCTGGGACTCCAGCCAATCGGGCAGCTCCAGCCCCGTCAGGCCCACATCAGCGGCGCGCACAAACACCGCTGCATTGGCGGCATCCACCAGCGACACTTCAATGCGCCCCACGCCAGGCACATCCAGCCATTCGGTCAATTGTCCGGTCGGCAACAAAGCCCCTGTGGACGCACCGCCCGGCTCGACAAAATCCAGGCGGATCGGCGAACCCGTGCCGCCCACTCCCGGAATGGCCAGATCGCCGTCGTAGCGCGGCTGGCCGTCCTGCACCAGAAAACGCGCATGAATGATTTTTTGCGTGTTGGTATTGAAAATCCGCACGCAGGCCTCGCCATCCTGCGCCTGCACCAATCCTTCTTCTACAGCAAACGGTCCGACGGCCGAGCTCATATTGCCGCAATTGCCGCGATAGTCCACCTTTTGCTCTTTAATGGACACCTGCGCAAAGGTGTAGTCCACATCGGCCTCGGGGTGGCTGGATGGGCCTATGATGCACACTTTGGACAACGAGGACACCCCCCCGCCCATGCCATCGAGCTGTCGTCCATACGGATCGGGCGAGCCCATCGCCGCCGCAAACAGCGGCGTCCAATCGTCACGATCGGCAGGCAGATCACGGGCGTGCAGCATCAGCGCCTTGCTGGTGCCGCCACGCATGAATACAGCAGGGAGGGATTTCTGTTTCATCGTCATTCCTGGTGCTTGGCTTGCGCCGTTAATAAATGCCCCCAAAAGGGGTTGTTGTACCTTGGGTGATGCGGCATGCCGACGGCCCGGAGGTAACACAATCCGATCAACGCTATCGTGCGGCGCGCTGCAATTGCTGCACTTTTTCGTGACTGGCGTTGCCCAGGTGGCGTGCCAGCAGCTCGGCCGCCTGGGCACGTTCACCGCGCTCCAATAAGTCCAGAATCGCCAGATGCTCCAGGCACTGGCGACGGATACGATCCCGGTCTATGGTTTCCTGATATTCGAGCAAGCGGCGCAACTGATTCTGACGCGTCACCGTCTGGGCAATAAAGCGATTGCCCGACAACGATGCCAAGGCTTCGTGGAATGTGGCATTGGCTTGATACATTTCGGCATGCCCGGCATGACGCCAGCCACCGTCGGCCAAGGCCTGCTGCTGCAAGCGCACCCGCTGGAGCACGGCGCTATCGATGGCAAAATCGGGCAGCAGCATGGCGGCCGGCTCCAGCATCTGACGCAAGGCATAACTTTCCGCGCAGGCCTGAGGGCCATCGATCATAGGCAGAAAAGACCAGCCCTTACTGGCGCGCTGCTCCATCCAACCTTCATTGGCGGCACGCGCCAAAATACGGCGCAAACGCTCGCGCGTCAGGCCGTAGCGGCGCATGGCATCATTTTCCGACAGCGTCTCGCCCCACGAACCGGACAATTTATCGCGCGCCAACTGCAAATAGACTTCGTCGTCCTGGCTGGCACCCAGTTCGTGCTCTACAACCCCAAGCTCGTCCGCGCCTTTCAGCAAAAAAACACCGCGTCGGGGCGGCTGCGCGCCCACAATGCCTTTCTCGGCCAGATACGCCAGGGCCGCCCGCACCGGCGAGCGCGACGCGCCCAGCGCCTGCGCCAAGGATTGCTCGGTCAAATGATGCCCGGCCGGCAAATGGCCTGCTCGTACATAATCGAGCAAGCGGTGTGCCAGCGTCAGGTGCAAAGCATTAAATTCGCTTTTCATACAAACCTATTCATGCAAGCGCCGGACGAAAAGACGCTGTGTGCCTACAGACGGCTCCCCATTTCTCTTGGCCAGACTAAAAACCAGAACGAAGCGTTGCCTTTTCATTGTATTATATACAAACAAAATACAATTTATTGGTTCTATCTGGCCTCCAGGCACCATTTATGCGCCTGGCTCTTCACGGTAACGCCGGTCCGCCCTTCCGGCCTTTTCTGTACGGATGCATTGCTTGCCATGTCTCAGACTCCACGCCTAGAAACCCTGTCCATCCAGGGCCGCACCCTGCGCTACGTGCCTATCGGCCATATTGACGGCATCGACACCCTGCCCTATTCGCTGCGCGTCCTGCTGGAAAACCTCTGTCGTCAGCACGCCGTGCGCGGCGCGGACGTAGATACAGAGATCCGTTCCCTGCTGGAGCGCAAAGTGGGCGACGGCATTACCTTCTACCCCGCCCGCGTATTTGGTCAGGACATTCTGGGTCTGGTCATGCTACTGGACATGGCGGCACTACGCGAAGGCGTGCAGGCGGCCGGCGGGGATGCCAGCCGCGTACGCCCGCAAGTGCCGATCGACGTCATCATCGACCACTCCCTGCAAGTCGACAGCTGGGCTAACCCGCAGGCGGCAGACATCAATCTGGCCCGCGAATACCAGCGCAACGGCGAACGCTTTGCCTTTTTGCGCTGGTGCTCCAGCAATTTCGACGGGGTCAAAGTAGTGCCGCCCGGCAAGGGCATCATGCACCAGTTGCACATCGAGCACATAGGTCAGGTCGTCTGGGCCGAACAAGCCGACGGCGGCGAACTGGTCTACCCGGACAGTTGCGTGGGCACCGACAGCCACACGCCCATGGTCAATGGCCTGGGCATTCTGGGCTGGGGCGTGGGCGGCATCGAAGCCGAAGCCGTCATGGTGGGCCTGCCGGTCGCCATCGCCCTGCCCGCCGTAGTGGGTATCGAACTGACCGGTTCCCTACAAGACGGCGTGCTGCCCACCGATCTGGTGCTGGTCATTACCCAGAAGCTGCGCGAACTGGGCGTGGTCGGGAAATTCGTGGAGTTCTTCGGCCCCAGCGTCGATCAGCTTTCGCTGGGCGACCGAGGCATGATCGCCAATATGGCCCCCGAATACGGGGCCACCGCCGTGTTCTTTCCCATCGACCAGGCCGCCCTGGACTATATGCACATGACCGGCCGCCCTCAAGCGCAGATCGACCTGGTCGAACAGTACAGCAAGGCGCAAAAACTGTGGCGCGACCCCCAGGCTCCCGCCCCGGTGTACGACACCGTGCTGAAACTGGACCTGGGCAGCATCAAACCCAGCCTGGCCGGCCCCAGCAACCCCGAAGACCATCTGGACCTGGACACCGCCGCCCAGCAGTTTCCGGCGCACCACCAGAAAATCGCCGGTCGCCCTTATGACCCGCAACGCGCCGTGCCCGTACAAGGCGAAGATTTCGCCCTGCGCGACGGCGATGTGGTCATCGCGGCCATCACCTCCTGTACCAATACCGCCAACCCCGCCAATATGATGGCGGCCGGTCTGTTGGCCCGCAATGCCGTGGCCCGCGGCCTGCGCAGCAAGCCTTGGGTCAAGACCTCGCTGGTGCCCGGCAGCCAGGTCACCGCCGATGTCTTGCAACTCGCCCAGTTGCAAGACAGCCTGGATGCCCTGGGCTTTAACATCGCCGGCTTTGGCTGCACCACCTGCAACGGCGGCTCCGGCCCGCTGCCGCCCAACATTGTTCAGGCCATCGAATCGGAAAAAATGGTGGCCGCCGCCGTACTGTCGGGCAACCGCAACTTTGAAGGCCGCATCCACGCCAACGTGCGTGCCGCCTATCTGGCTTCGCCCGCATTGGTCGTAGCGTACGCTCTGGCGGGCAATATGAATGTGGACCTGACCCGCGAGCCGCTGGGCCAGGACGAGCAAGGCCAAGACGTTTACCTGAGCGATATCTGGCCCAAGGCCGCCCAAGTCCAGCAAGCCATTCACGGTGCCTACGAACGGGATCTGTTCATCGAGCGCTACGCCGAACTGTACGACGGCGGCCAACCCTGGGATGCGTTGGCGCGCGAAGGCAATGGCGGCCACTACCCCTGGGAAGCGGACAGCACCTACATCCGCAAACCGCCTTATTTCGACGGCCTGCAGCGCGAACCCGCGCCTGTGAAGAACCTGAGCGGCCTGCGCCCGCTGGCCATTCTGGGCGACTCCATCACCACGGATCACATCTCGCCATCCGGCTCCATCAGCATGGGCACACCCGCAGCCGATTTCCTGCTGTCCAAGGGGGTCGCCCAGAAAGACTTCAACAACTACACCACGCGTCGCGCCAACCACGAAGTGGTCAAGCGGGCGACTTTCGCCAATATCCGCCTGCGCAATAAAATCGTGCCCGGCGTGGAAGGCGGCATCACCAAGGTCATGCCGGACGGCGAGGTCATGCGCATTTTCGAGGCTGCACAGACCTATCAGGAGCGTCAGGTGCCGCTGCTGGTCATCGCGGGCAAAAACTACGGTTGTGGTTCCTCGCGCGACTCAGCCGCCAAAGGACCTGCCCTGCTGGGCGTCAAAGCCGTGGTGGCCGAAGGCTTCGAGCGCATCCACCGCACCAATCTGGTCGGTATGGGCGTGCTGCCGCTGCAATTTCAGGACGGCGTCAATGCCGATACCCTGGAGCTGGACGGCACAGAAGTCTTTGGCGTGCGCGGGCTGGAAGAAAACCTGGGCGTGCGCTCACAGGCCGAACTGCTGATCCAGCGCCTGGACGGCAGTCAGCAGGCCGTGCCGGTCACGGTGCGTCTGGATACGGTCGAAGACGTCGAATACTGGCGTCACGGTGGCATCCTGCCGCGCGTCTGGCGCTCTTACCTGCAGGACTGATCGTCCTTGGACGGCAGGCCCGGATTGCGGCCCAGACAATGGGAACAGCGCACCGCGGCCTGCCCGTCCGGTTCACCCGCGCCTTGAAACAAGCAGGCGCGCCGCCGATGCAGCACCTGATCCAGTTCACGCCGCTACCCACGCGCCGTCACGACCAGGAACAGAGCAAACGACTCGGGCAAAGAAGTCGCCAGCATCAGGCTTGCCCCCGCGACATCAGGCCGTCCTGCACCGGGTAGGCATAAGCCAGAATCTCCTGCGCCCCTTCCAGCGCCTGCACCACGTCCAGCACCGCCTGAACCAGGGCCGGATCGGTGTCGTGGTCCAGCAGCCGGGGCAAGGCCCGAGCCAGCTCGCCGGGCCGCTGCTCAAAACCCTCCATCAAAGCACAAACACGCTGCACGCAATCCTGCTGCGCCGCCCCCTGTGTGCCCAGGCGCTGCAACGCCACCATGCCGTAGCCCAGATTAATCAAGGACACCGCCCCCGGCGGCACCTGCGCGCCCAACCACTGCAACAGACGCAGCAGCTGACGCGCCGCCCGGCTGCGCCAAGCCCGCACACGACGCGGCGGTCTGCGCCGGATCAACGGGTACAATTCACGCACCATGCGGCGCACCAAGGCCTGCCCGCGGGATTGCGTACGACGCGGCAACACATAAAAGGCCGCGCACACCACGGCGGCACCGGCAATCAACGCGGCCGATCCCTGGACGATAGCCGACACGGCCACCGCCGGCATGCCCGCCTGACTGGCCAGTTGAAAACACATATTGGCATCCAGCGCCGGCATCGCCGTGGGCCGGTTGGCGCGTGCCAGACCACCCAACAGCATAAAGGGCAAGACCGACACAATAACCTGCCAGTCCTGCACCACATGCGGCTGCACGGCGTAGCGATACAAACCCGCCACACAAGCCCCCACCACTACGCCGATAAAAATATTGCGCACCATCAGATGGGGCCTGGGCATGGAACCCAGAATCATGGAAAAGATGCACACGCCTATGGCGGCCAGTTCCAGGGCCGGACTGTTCAACGCATACGCCAAGGCTCCGGCCACAAACCCAGCCACACCCGATATCGCCCCGGTGCGCAGGGCCAATGCCCAGTCCACCGCCACCGCCGGCACGGCCAAAGAACGATGGCTGCGCCGGGGCGGATGGGTCGCAAACAGCCCCTGCCCCGCCCGCCGTATCTGCCCCATCGCACGCCGCACACGTGCCAGACTGACCTCCCGCGCCGCTAGACCGGATCGTTTGCCCGGCACGACAAGATCGCGCCCCGCCTGCAAGTCGTCCGCCTGCTGCAACAAAAGCCGCGCATATTCCGGATGACAAGACAGACCTCGGGCGCGCTGATCGGCAATCACACGGCTGGCCGCCAGCAATTCGATGGCGGCATACAATAAGGCATCCACATATGGTATGCGCCGATACGCCTGCAAAGAACCGGCCGCATTCAATCGGGCCTGCGCATCCAGTTCGCTCAGCTCAGCCAACACCCGCGCACTCAACTCAGGCGCATCTTTCTGATATTCCGGGCCCAGATAATGCGCGCTCAAGCGCAAGGCATCCGCCGCCAGATCCCGTACCCGCCCGTAAAAATCGCCCCGCCGACTGTGCGGCGTCCCCCAGCCCGAAATCAAGGTGGCCACCAGCACGCCGATCAAGGTGCACTCCACCCGCGACAAGGCCAGCTCAAACGAAGCCTGCGGTGCCAGCACGGATGGCAACACCACCACCGCCGTCGTAATACCGGCCAGCATGGGCAAATAACTGTGCGCGCCGCGCAACACATGCGTCAGGGCCGAACCGGTGGCCACCACCAGCGCCATGCAGGCCAACTGCAGATACGGATCGGGCAAATACAAAAAAGCCAGACCCAGCGCCGCCCCCACCAAGGTGCCGCCGATACGGAACAGCGCCCGCTCGTAAATCAAGCCCCGCGAAGCCTGGGAAATCACCCAAACCGGCATGGCCGCCCAATACGGATTATCCACCCCCAGCCATACCGCAATCGCAAAGGACAAAGATGCCGCCAAGGCCAGACGCAAGCCCTGCCACACCGCAGCACGGTCCAGTTGGATCAGTTTGGGAAACACAGGAATGAAGACGATAAGCTACTAAAGCTTGATTATATCGTTAGCGCGGCTGTCAATCGTAGAGCATCACTATGGGCTAAGCCTGAACCAAATCATAGCTAACCTACATATCAAAAAAAAAACGACAGCTACTGCCCGAAAATCCCGCCTGCTGAAAAATCAAAAACCGTATCCAAAACGACGCAGACCGGAACCATTCACCTGATCCGCAACACCTCGATCAAAAATTTGTAATATATTGCAGGCCATAGTTACACTGAAAATTGAAATTTTTAGATCCTTCCACGTTACCCAGCGTCTCCCGACCTAGAAGAACAGTATTTTCTGCCATCCACCATACCTCAGAGACTCCTGCCCTGCGATTTAATGTTGCCATGAAGAAAAGACGCCAGCAGAAAACCCATCGGCTCCTCAAAAAGCTCATCACCATTGGTCTAGTCGGAATATCACTGCCTGTCTTTGCACAATCGACTCGCATTTCAACGAATGAACTGGATGCACAAAAGTCCGCCTTCCAGATCAAACTCGACCATCTTCAAGAGATTCAACATCAGCACTTTGGATGGCTGAACCAACGAATCGACGATGCACTCATCAAGACCGAGCAAACCGATCCTGTCCTGGCCCAAGAACTAGCGACTCAAGGTCAGATTTTTCAAGTCAAAATCGAAAACCTAGAAGCCAATCAAAGAACCGATATTGAGTCGCTCAATAAGCGCATCGACGATGCGCTCGAGAAGACCGGACAATCGGTTGATCGTTTTGGTTTTCTGTTAGCTGTTTTTTTAGCCGGTCTAGGCTTAGTAGGCTTACTTACTGTAAACAGCAGATCAAGGGAAGAGGCTAAAAAAGCCACACAAGAATGGTTAACTAATAATGCAGAAGCAATTTTAAAAACAACCGAGCAAAAAGCCGAAAAACGCCTACAAGAGGTTTTAGACGATCTGGACAGGAACTTGAAAACTTTTAGCGATCATGCTCAAGCTGCAACTGCGGCCATTGCGCGACAGCAAGCTAACATAGGAGATGATAAAAACAATCAAACACAGTCTGCTCTTCCAAACGCTGAAGACAAATCTGCCCTTCAGATTCGAGATGAAGAACTCCAGAAAAAACCAGAGTCTGCCTACTCCTTCAATGACTGGAATACGCGTGCCCATGCTGCCTATGCGGTTGACAGACTCGAAGACGCCGCCTACTTCTGGAAGCGAGCCTCCCTTATGGAAAATGCTAAAGAAATAGATATCGCCAAAGCGCTCTACAACAAAGGGGTCACGCAAGGTCAGATGGGAGACAATGCAGCTGCGATCGAAAGCTATGACGAGGTCATACGCCGCTATGGCGATGCGCCCGAACAAGCACTGCGAGAACAGGTAGCGAAGGCGCTATACAACAAGGGAGTTCGGCTAGGCCAGATGGGAAACAACGCAGCAGCCATCGAAAGCTATGACGAGGTCATACGCCGCTATGGAGATGCGCCCGAACAAGCGCTGCGAGAACAGGTAGCGAAGGCGCTATACAACAAGGGAGTTCGGCTAGGCCAGATGGGAAATCACGCAGCAGCAATCGAAAGTAACAACGAGGTCATACGCCGCTATGGCGATGCGCCCGAACAAGCACTGCAAGTACAGGTAGCAAAGGCCTTGTACAACACTGGTGTCGCTCAAGGCCTGATGGACGACAACGCGACAGCTATCGAAAGCTATGACGAGGTCATACGCCGCTATGGAGATGCACCGGAGCTAGTCTTGAGAGAACACGTCGCGAAGGCGCTATACAACAAGGGAGTTCAGCTAGGCCAGATGGGAAACAACGCAGCAGCAATCGAGAGTAACAACGAGGTCATACGCCGCTATGGCGATGCGCCCGAACAAGCACTGCGAGAACGGGTAGCAAAGGCGTTGTACAACACTGGTGTCGCTCAAGGCCTGATGGACGACAACGCGACAGCTATCGAAAGCTATGACGAGGTCATACGCCGCTATGGAGATGCACCGGAGCTAGTCTTGAGAGAACACGTCGCGAAGGCGCTGTCCGGCAAAGGAGTTAGGCTAGGCCAGATGGGAAACAACGCAGCAGCTATCGAAAGTTACGACGAGGTCATACGCCGCTATGGCGATGCGCCCGAACAAACACTGCGAGAACAGGTAGCAAAGGCGCTATCCGGCAAAGGAGTTAGGCTAGGCCAGATGGGAAACAACGCAGCAGCTATCGAAAGCTATGACGAGGTCATACGCCGCTATGGCGATGCGCCCGAACAAGCACTGCAAGAACAGGTAGCGACGGCGCTATACAACAAGGGGGCTCGGCTAGGCCAGATGGGGAACAACGCAGCAGCTATCGAAAGCTATGACGAACTCATACGCCGCTATGGCGATGCGCCCGAACAAGCACTGCGAGAACAGGTAGCGAAGGCGCTGAACAACAAGGGAGTTCGGCAAGGCCAGATGGGAAACAACGCAGCAGCTATCGAAAGCTATGCCGAGGTCATACGCCGCTATGGCAATGCGCCCGAACAAGCACTGCAAGAACAGGTAGCGACGGCGCTATACAACAAGGGGGCTCGGCTAGGCCAGATGGGGAACAAAGCAGCAGCTATCGAAAGCTATGACGAACTCATACGCCGCTATGGCGATGCGCCCGAACAAGCACTGCGAGAACAGGTAGCGAAGGCGCTATACAACAAAGGGGTCACGCAAGGTCAGATGGGAGACAATGCAGCAGCGATCGAAAGCTATGACGAGGTCATACGCCGCTATGGCGATGCGCCCGAACAAGCACTGCGAGAACAGGTAGCGAAGGCGCTGAACAATAAGGGAGTTCGGCTAGGCCAGATGGGAAACAACGCAGCAGCTATCGAAAGCTATGACGAGGTCATACGCCGCTATGGCGATGCGCCCGAGCAAGCACTGCGAAAACAGGTAGCGAAGGCGCTGAACAACAAGGGAGTTCGGCAAGGCCAGATGGGAAACAACGCAGCAGCTATCGAAAGCTATGCCGAGGTCATACGCCGCTATGGCAATGCGCCCGAACAAGCACTGCGAGGACAGGTAGCAAAGGCACGCAACAATAAGAACATCATCCAAAAATAAATAATCGAAAACACAGAGCCAAATGAATAACCGCTCCCAGTTGCCAGCCTGCGCTAAGTCCCCTGCTCCCCCAAACGCATCATAATGTGCTCGATCCCCGCGTCGTCGAACACCTCGCCGTATTCCACAAAACCGCGTTTGCGGTAGAAGTTCCGGGCCTGGCATTGGGCGGCCAGTTTCAGTTCGGCATGGCCGGCCTGCCAGCCCAGTGCCAGTAAATGGTCCAGGACGCGGCCGCCCAGACCGGTCGCGCGCCAGGGGCGGCGCACGGCCAGCCGCCCTATGTACCCGTCGGGGCGCAAGCGGCCGGTTGCCACCGGCAGGTCGTGCACATAGACCACTACATGGACACAGGCCGGATCGTATTCATCCACTTCGTCGGCCAGCGGCACTTGCTGCTCCGCGACGAACACCTCCAGCCTCACGGCCAGCGCATCTGCCGCCAATTGGGTCCAATCGCCAGTGCGGAATCGTTCGTCTTGTCGGGCAGAAATCATGCTGTTTTTCCTGAAAGAAGTTCTGCAAAAGCGTGGCAAAACCGTACGGAGCGGTCTATTATGTGCATGGTACGGCGTTCCGACCCACAAGA encodes:
- a CDS encoding FUSC family protein, which translates into the protein MFPKLIQLDRAAVWQGLRLALAASLSFAIAVWLGVDNPYWAAMPVWVISQASRGLIYERALFRIGGTLVGAALGLAFLYLPDPYLQLACMALVVATGSALTHVLRGAHSYLPMLAGITTAVVVLPSVLAPQASFELALSRVECTLIGVLVATLISGWGTPHSRRGDFYGRVRDLAADALRLSAHYLGPEYQKDAPELSARVLAELSELDAQARLNAAGSLQAYRRIPYVDALLYAAIELLAASRVIADQRARGLSCHPEYARLLLQQADDLQAGRDLVVPGKRSGLAAREVSLARVRRAMGQIRRAGQGLFATHPPRRSHRSLAVPAVAVDWALALRTGAISGVAGFVAGALAYALNSPALELAAIGVCIFSMILGSMPRPHLMVRNIFIGVVVGACVAGLYRYAVQPHVVQDWQVIVSVLPFMLLGGLARANRPTAMPALDANMCFQLASQAGMPAVAVSAIVQGSAALIAGAAVVCAAFYVLPRRTQSRGQALVRRMVRELYPLIRRRPPRRVRAWRSRAARQLLRLLQWLGAQVPPGAVSLINLGYGMVALQRLGTQGAAQQDCVQRVCALMEGFEQRPGELARALPRLLDHDTDPALVQAVLDVVQALEGAQEILAYAYPVQDGLMSRGQA
- a CDS encoding tetratricopeptide repeat protein; the encoded protein is MKKRRQQKTHRLLKKLITIGLVGISLPVFAQSTRISTNELDAQKSAFQIKLDHLQEIQHQHFGWLNQRIDDALIKTEQTDPVLAQELATQGQIFQVKIENLEANQRTDIESLNKRIDDALEKTGQSVDRFGFLLAVFLAGLGLVGLLTVNSRSREEAKKATQEWLTNNAEAILKTTEQKAEKRLQEVLDDLDRNLKTFSDHAQAATAAIARQQANIGDDKNNQTQSALPNAEDKSALQIRDEELQKKPESAYSFNDWNTRAHAAYAVDRLEDAAYFWKRASLMENAKEIDIAKALYNKGVTQGQMGDNAAAIESYDEVIRRYGDAPEQALREQVAKALYNKGVRLGQMGNNAAAIESYDEVIRRYGDAPEQALREQVAKALYNKGVRLGQMGNHAAAIESNNEVIRRYGDAPEQALQVQVAKALYNTGVAQGLMDDNATAIESYDEVIRRYGDAPELVLREHVAKALYNKGVQLGQMGNNAAAIESNNEVIRRYGDAPEQALRERVAKALYNTGVAQGLMDDNATAIESYDEVIRRYGDAPELVLREHVAKALSGKGVRLGQMGNNAAAIESYDEVIRRYGDAPEQTLREQVAKALSGKGVRLGQMGNNAAAIESYDEVIRRYGDAPEQALQEQVATALYNKGARLGQMGNNAAAIESYDELIRRYGDAPEQALREQVAKALNNKGVRQGQMGNNAAAIESYAEVIRRYGNAPEQALQEQVATALYNKGARLGQMGNKAAAIESYDELIRRYGDAPEQALREQVAKALYNKGVTQGQMGDNAAAIESYDEVIRRYGDAPEQALREQVAKALNNKGVRLGQMGNNAAAIESYDEVIRRYGDAPEQALRKQVAKALNNKGVRQGQMGNNAAAIESYAEVIRRYGNAPEQALRGQVAKARNNKNIIQK
- a CDS encoding GNAT family N-acetyltransferase, producing MISARQDERFRTGDWTQLAADALAVRLEVFVAEQQVPLADEVDEYDPACVHVVVYVHDLPVATGRLRPDGYIGRLAVRRPWRATGLGGRVLDHLLALGWQAGHAELKLAAQCQARNFYRKRGFVEYGEVFDDAGIEHIMMRLGEQGT